One Paracoccaceae bacterium genomic region harbors:
- a CDS encoding phage virion morphogenesis protein, whose amino-acid sequence MIRHEIDVSFAVAALAALSGRMTDMTPVMQSLGEYLVTSTRERFPTGKAPDGTPWAPKSATTLARYARRGDGQPLRPLYGPTGLLSQQFASFPTATGVEWGSNLIYSAVMQFGAAKGAFGSMANGSAIPWGNIPARPFLGLSPEDEAVILDDLAEWLEGAVEAP is encoded by the coding sequence ATGATCCGGCATGAGATCGATGTGAGCTTTGCCGTGGCCGCACTGGCGGCGCTGTCGGGCCGGATGACCGACATGACGCCGGTGATGCAGAGCCTCGGCGAGTATCTGGTCACCTCGACCCGCGAACGCTTCCCGACCGGCAAGGCCCCCGATGGCACGCCCTGGGCGCCGAAGTCCGCCACGACCCTTGCCCGTTATGCCAGGCGGGGCGACGGCCAACCCCTGCGCCCGCTCTACGGCCCGACCGGCCTTCTGTCGCAGCAGTTCGCAAGCTTCCCAACGGCCACGGGCGTCGAATGGGGGTCGAACCTGATCTATTCGGCCGTGATGCAGTTCGGCGCGGCGAAGGGCGCCTTCGGATCGATGGCGAACGGCTCGGCCATCCCCTGGGGCAACATTCCCGCCCGCCCCTTTCTGGGCCTGTCGCCCGAGGATGAGGCGGTGATCTTGGACGACCTGGCCGAGTGGCTGGAGGGTGCCGTCGAAGCGCCTTGA
- a CDS encoding DUF1320 domain-containing protein: MTYATADQLTERYGEQMLIAATDRGAVPTGAPDMATIARALASADAVIDGFLNDRYALPLADVPPLLADIAQAIAIYRLHPYAADPKLKEDHADALRMLRDIADGRVRLSLAGVETPGTGDTGAMFTDRERPMTETTLKGFI, translated from the coding sequence ATGACCTACGCCACCGCAGACCAGCTGACCGAACGCTACGGCGAGCAGATGCTCATCGCGGCGACCGATCGGGGCGCGGTGCCGACCGGCGCGCCGGACATGGCGACCATCGCCCGGGCCCTGGCCTCGGCCGACGCGGTGATCGACGGGTTCCTCAACGACCGCTACGCCCTGCCGCTGGCCGATGTGCCGCCACTCCTGGCCGACATCGCCCAGGCCATCGCGATCTACCGGCTGCACCCCTATGCCGCCGATCCGAAGCTGAAGGAAGACCACGCCGACGCGCTGCGCATGCTGCGCGACATCGCGGACGGCCGGGTGCGGCTGTCGTTGGCCGGGGTCGAGACGCCCGGCACGGGGGACACCGGCGCGATGTTCACCGACCGCGAGCGGCCGATGACCGAAACCACGCTGAAGGGGTTCATCTGA
- a CDS encoding Mu-like prophage major head subunit gpT family protein — protein sequence MLVNAANLDSLRVGYGTAFQNGLSQAASQFAMIATVITATQKEQKYGWLGKLPRVREWVGARAIQNLMQHDYAIKEKPLELTIGVDRDDIETDNLGIYTPLFTEMGMSSGAYKDELAFGLLKDGFSTECYDKQFFFDTDHPVLDKDGNTISVANTDGGSGTPWFLLDVSRALKPIIIQQRKDFEFTALTDLSAPNVFMNKEFIYGVDARMNAGFGFWQMAWGSKQTLNATNYAVARSAVMSMKGDYGRPLGLRPSLLVVPPALESAALKIVNNELGSGGESNEWKGTATVMVAPWLA from the coding sequence ATGCTTGTAAACGCAGCCAACCTCGACAGCTTGCGCGTCGGCTACGGCACCGCCTTCCAGAACGGCCTGTCGCAGGCCGCCAGCCAGTTCGCGATGATCGCCACGGTGATCACCGCGACCCAGAAGGAACAGAAATACGGCTGGCTCGGCAAGCTGCCGCGCGTGCGCGAATGGGTCGGCGCCCGCGCCATCCAGAACCTGATGCAGCACGACTACGCCATCAAGGAAAAGCCGCTCGAACTGACCATCGGGGTCGACCGCGACGACATCGAGACCGACAACCTCGGGATCTACACGCCGCTCTTCACCGAGATGGGCATGTCGTCGGGGGCCTACAAGGACGAACTGGCCTTCGGCCTCCTGAAGGACGGCTTCTCGACCGAGTGCTATGACAAGCAGTTCTTCTTCGATACCGATCACCCGGTGCTGGACAAGGACGGCAACACGATCAGCGTGGCCAACACCGATGGCGGGTCGGGTACGCCCTGGTTCCTGCTGGACGTCAGCCGGGCGCTGAAGCCGATCATCATCCAGCAGCGCAAGGACTTCGAGTTCACCGCCCTGACCGATCTCAGCGCCCCGAACGTCTTCATGAACAAGGAGTTCATCTACGGCGTCGACGCCCGGATGAACGCGGGCTTCGGGTTCTGGCAGATGGCCTGGGGATCGAAGCAGACGCTGAACGCAACGAACTATGCCGTCGCCCGTTCGGCCGTGATGAGCATGAAAGGCGATTATGGCCGTCCGCTGGGCCTGCGTCCCAGCCTTCTGGTGGTGCCGCCCGCGCTGGAATCGGCGGCGCTAAAGATCGTCAACAACGAGTTGGGCTCGGGCGGCGAGAGCAACGAGTGGAAGGGCACCGCGACCGTGATGGTCGCGCCCTGGCTCGCCTGA